In Microbulbifer agarilyticus, the DNA window AAAGGTGTTACCCGGTGAATATGGAATCCGATCAGGCCCATTAACGTGGGTTCACTCAGGCCGCCATCAGGGAGCGGGAACTGTAAAACGCGGCGGAAGTAGCGCCCGGGAATGTCAGCGTCGGGGCCTGCTGTTTTCAATACCTTCCATGCAGCCTTTATTTCAGTAATTCCTTGCCGTGCGTATAGCGGCAAATCTCGCAGATAAAATTCCAAGCCGGTTGGCAGCGGTTGAAAGTTACTGCTGTCATCGTGCGGGCCGTGCGCGGGTTTGGGTGCGGCGTTGTGCTTGTTTGCATAATCGATGTAGTTGTCGACCGCGACCACCTGGTTGTCGGCATCGAAGTATTTGAACTGTTTAATGTACTGAAAATACGACTGACTGAGCTTTACCTCCACCCGTACAAACTCTTTGTTTTGGTCAACCAGTGGCCCGGTGGGGACGTTGGCGTTGGTGTATGGCTGGTTGATGCCGGGCGCAAACGGTCTTCCGTAAACGTAGCTATTGCTGTAGCAGGGTGGTGACGGTTCGCGCTGTAAACCCAAGAACTCGGGGTTTCCCCAGTCTATCGGCCAGTACTTTGCCGGAGTGAAGGCCTTTTCCGGTTCCATGTAGGACTCCCAAACCACGATGGGGTGGGGGGCGGTATTGTTAGCTATACCGGCGAGTTGCTGGCTAGGGTCTGGCTGGCCGCCGGGACCACCTTGCTTCCAGGGCCAGTTCAGGGCGATGAATGATTGCCAGGCGAAATCGTACGTATCCTGTTGGCTGACCGGAGGAGTCGTGTAGTCGTCCGGATTCGCAGGGTACTGGGGATGGTTAAGATCGAAAGGCAGTAGCCATGGGGTCTGCCACTGTGGCAATGGGGTTGCGCTTGTGGCACCTGATACTAGCAGCGCGCAGGCTAAGACCGCATAGCTTCTCAAAGGCACATTCATACTGCGATGCTCCATCCGGTACTACTTCCTATCGTTTTAAGCGTAGGACGAAAGCTGCGCGCCAGGGTTTGATACGGTGCCAGGCGTTTCTAGAGTACTTGGGGCTTGGTAAACGAGGGGCGCGGAAAAAGAGGTGCGTAATAATGAAAAAGGCGGCCGAGGCCGCCTTTTTCAAAAAGTGAAGACTGGTTGGTTATGGAGTTGCAGACGCCGCTGTAGCCGCTGGCGCCGGATCCTCGGCCTTAGGGTGTCCGTCTTCATCCAGCTCAACAATCGGAATCTCCAAGCCCTCAAGGCTTTCCCGAATGTTGGCGGCATCGCCTACCACCACAATTGCCATGTTTTGTGGATCCAGCAGACCGGTGATGACCTTGTTCAGGGCATCGCGGTCGGTCTCTTTCAGCAACGCGTTCTGCTGGGTACGGTAATCCAGTGGCAGGTCGTAGCGCAGGATGTTGTTCAGCAGGCTGAGCTTATTGCTGGGCGTTTCATACTTGCGGGCTTCCTGCTGGCCGATTGCAGAGCGCAGGTAATTGAACTCTGTTTCGGTCATGCCTTTGCTGTCGAAGTTTTCAAACTCGGTCAGTACTTCGTTGAGTGCATCGGCGGTGGCATCCTTCTTCACTTCCGAACTCAGCATGTACATGCCGTCCTGCGGCTCACCGATCAGATAGGAGCGGGCGCCATAGGTATAGCCTTTGTCCTCACGCAGGTTGAGGTTGATGCGGCTGTTAAAGTTTCCACCCAGCGGGAAGTTGCCGAGGTAGGCGAGGTAGTAATCGCCGAGCGCGTCGTACGGTAAGCCATGCTGGCCCACACGCAGACTCGATTGCGCCGCGCCTTCCTTGTTGACCAGATACACGGTACGCCCATCAATTGATGGCTTCTCCAGAGCAATCGCTGCACGGGTCGGTTCGGACACTTCCAGTTTTGCCAGTTCACTAAGCGATTCGAGAATGCGCGAGGTAGGCAGGCTGGTGCTCACGGTAACGCCGCTCAGGTGGCGAGGAAAGTGCGCTTTGTAGTGTTGCGTAACGTCTTCGAGCGTGATGGTTTCGACCGTGCTCGGCAAGCCGTTACCCGGGTAGCTGAGTGGGTGTTCTGCGCCGCGCATTACCGCTCCAACCGCGCGAGTTGCCAGACCTTGTGGCGTCTTGCGCGCTTGCTGTAACCCTTCAATGGTTTGCTGTTTGATGCGATCAAAATCCGCTTCGGTGAAGGCTGGTTTCAGCATGCGTTCCATCATTAGCGGAACGGCAATATCCAGATGCTTTTCAAGCACATTCAGGGTAACCGTCGTTTCGTATTGGCCGCTGCTCACACTGACACTGGCACCCAGGCGCTTCAGCGCTTCGGTGAATTCGGCTGCGCTGCGCTCGGTGGTGGCTTCAGTCATGAGGGAAGTCATCAATGAGGTCAGGCCGGCTTTGCCGCGAGGCTCGTCCCGCTGACCTACGTCGAACACCGCGCGCACGGTAATGGTTGGTGTTTCGTCGTTTTGCACCGCCAGCAGTCGAATACCATTCTCGAGTTTACCGTCCTGTATTGCCGGTAGCTCTACCTGAGGGTTAATGCCTGGGGTGGGTTGTACACTGCGATCAAACGTATCTTTCACCGGGCGCAACGCCAATTCCTGGCCTTTGTCGGCATAGGTTTCCGGAATTGTGCGTGTCCATTCGTGATTTTGTTTGGCTGCCGCTAGCTCGGGCTTGCCGTTTGGCACGACACTGAGCAGAACCGAGGGTTGCTTGGCAATGTACTGGTCGAACACTCGGGTCACATCATCGGTTTCGATGGCGAGGTAGGCATTGATTTCCTTGTCGATGCCCTTGGGACTGCCGGTAAAGGTTTCGAACGCGGCCAACGTAGAGACTTTGCCCGAGACCGACTGCAGGCCAAAGATGCGGCCAGACTCGTAACCGGCTTTGAATTTAACCAAGTCGTCTTCGGTGACTCCGCGGCTGGCAAATTCCGTGAGGGTGTCGCGTACTGCCTGTTCCATTTCGGCGAGGGTTTCACCGGATGCCGGATTCTGAATCACGATAAACCACATTTCGCAGGCCAGCTCTTTACAGGAGTGGCTCACGCTTGCGGATACAGCGCGACCGGTCTGCACCAGGCGCTGGTACAGCATGGAATCCTGGCCCTGCCCGAGGATAGCGGCGGCAGCGTCCAGAGCCGGCTCGTCAGGATGGCCGTAGTGCACGGTGGGCATCATCATTGCCAGCGCGGGCAGGTGAATGTTGTCTTCCAGAGTGACGTAGCGATCGGCGTCTAACTTGGCTGGCTGCTTGGGCAGTTCTTGTACCTCGGGGCCCGCGGGAATAGGGGCGAAGTACTTGGATACCCATTCGAGGGTTTGGGCCTTGTCGATATCACCACCAATGGTGATGACCGCATTGTTGGGCCCGTACCAGCGCAGGAAGAAGCGCTTCAGGTCGCTGAGGTCGGCTTTATTCAGATCTTCGAGCCAACCGATAACCGGCCAGGAGTAGGGGTGGCCGTCGGGGTAGGTTGAGGCAAACATGGTCTCAAGCGCGCGCCCATAAGGACGGTTGTCGACGCGTTGGCCGCGCTCGTTTTTTACGGTCTCCCGTTGTACTTCGAACTTCTCCTGAGTGACTGCGTCGAGGAACACCCCCATGCGGTCAGACTCGAGCCACAGTACGGTCTCGAGCTGGTTGGCTGGCACAGTCTGGTAGTAGTTAGTGCGGTCGCTGTTGGTGGTGCCATTCATGGTGCCGCCCGCTTCGGTGATGATGCGAAAATGCTCTTCATCACCGACATTCACCGAGCCCTGGAACATCATGTGCTCAAAAAAGTGCGCGAAACCGGAGCGGCCGGGATCTTCACGATTCGAACCCACGTGGTAGGTCACATCAACGTGCACCAGCGGATCGGAGTTGTCTTCGTGCAGGACAAGGGTGAGGCCGTTATCGAGTTTGTACTTCTCGTAAGGAATTGCAATGTCAGCGCCATTGCCGTCGAAGGTCTCTACCAAGGTGACACCAGCGGGCAGGGCCGCTTGCTGCTCGGCAGCCTTGGGTGTTTGCAGATTGGCGGAATCTTCTTTGGTGACGGGGTCAGAGCTTTTACTGCAGGCAGCCAAAATTGCGGATGCGAAAATCAGGGCGATTTTTGTGCGGTGCATGGCGGTAGAAGACCTTTTTATTCTGTTGGATTTCAGATCCTAGCACAGCGAACCGCGCGCCGTAGTGTAGAGGAAAAAGCGTAGAGGAAAAAATAGCGAAGAGATGGCGCGGATTAACGCGACTTGTCACAAAATAAATCGACAGGCAATAAAAAAGGGCGCAACTCATCGAGTTGCGCCCTGAAGTTAGGGGGTCGATTTCAAGTTCGATTTAGAACTTGAATTCAGTACCTACGCCAACGTAGCTGCGGGAGTAGTCGTCGGCAGCAGTTTCGTCGGTGTAGAAGGTGAATACCTTAGCGGCGGAGGACAGTTTGTAGTCCAGGCCCAGGCTGAAGGTTTCGCCGTCAGTCTTAACGATGTCAGACTGGCCGTATTGTGCTTTCGCAGTCCACTTGTTGATCTTGTAGGCAACAGAAGTCATCCAGCCGTCTTGCTTGCTGCTGTCTGCTTTTTCCTGCTCTTCGTACAGACCGCCAACCTGCAGGCTGCCGAAGTTGTACTGGGCGACCACACGGGATACGTCCCAATCGTTGCCTTCAACGCCCATGTCGTAAGCGTACGCCAGGTAAACACCGTCTTTGTCGTAAGCGAAAGACAGGGAAGTGCCGTTATCGCGGGTATCTACGACTTCACCAGCGTCGTCCAGGATCTCAGCGTCTTCGTTGCTGATGTAGGCAGCGGCTACTTTGAAGCCACCGAAAGACGGAGTGGTGTACTGAACCGCGTTGGACGGACGGTTGTCGCTCTTGGTCACCAGGCTCTTGATGTCACCTTCGAGGTCGTTGAACAGGTCAACTTTCTTCTGGGCAACTTTCAACGGGGAGTCGAACTTACCGGCGATAGCCTGACCGAAGCCACCTTCCAGGCCTGCATAGATGTTGCGCTGGCTGAAAGTGTCGCCGTCGCCATCCATGTTTACCTGATATTCCATCTTGTAGATGCCCTTGATGCCGCTATCCAGCGGCAGCTCACCTTTAACACCCAGGCGAGAGGCGTTGCTGGATACGTCAGTAACAGCGCCGTCACCTTCGTCGTTGGACTGGAAGGAAACGTTGGCTTTACCGTAGAAGTCGAAAAGCTCTTCGGCGTTGGCAACGGTAGGCAGTGCGGCAACCAGGGCCAGAGAGATAGCGGTCTTT includes these proteins:
- a CDS encoding porin; the encoded protein is MKKTAISLALVAALPTVANAEELFDFYGKANVSFQSNDEGDGAVTDVSSNASRLGVKGELPLDSGIKGIYKMEYQVNMDGDGDTFSQRNIYAGLEGGFGQAIAGKFDSPLKVAQKKVDLFNDLEGDIKSLVTKSDNRPSNAVQYTTPSFGGFKVAAAYISNEDAEILDDAGEVVDTRDNGTSLSFAYDKDGVYLAYAYDMGVEGNDWDVSRVVAQYNFGSLQVGGLYEEQEKADSSKQDGWMTSVAYKINKWTAKAQYGQSDIVKTDGETFSLGLDYKLSSAAKVFTFYTDETAADDYSRSYVGVGTEFKF
- a CDS encoding M16 family metallopeptidase; this translates as MHRTKIALIFASAILAACSKSSDPVTKEDSANLQTPKAAEQQAALPAGVTLVETFDGNGADIAIPYEKYKLDNGLTLVLHEDNSDPLVHVDVTYHVGSNREDPGRSGFAHFFEHMMFQGSVNVGDEEHFRIITEAGGTMNGTTNSDRTNYYQTVPANQLETVLWLESDRMGVFLDAVTQEKFEVQRETVKNERGQRVDNRPYGRALETMFASTYPDGHPYSWPVIGWLEDLNKADLSDLKRFFLRWYGPNNAVITIGGDIDKAQTLEWVSKYFAPIPAGPEVQELPKQPAKLDADRYVTLEDNIHLPALAMMMPTVHYGHPDEPALDAAAAILGQGQDSMLYQRLVQTGRAVSASVSHSCKELACEMWFIVIQNPASGETLAEMEQAVRDTLTEFASRGVTEDDLVKFKAGYESGRIFGLQSVSGKVSTLAAFETFTGSPKGIDKEINAYLAIETDDVTRVFDQYIAKQPSVLLSVVPNGKPELAAAKQNHEWTRTIPETYADKGQELALRPVKDTFDRSVQPTPGINPQVELPAIQDGKLENGIRLLAVQNDETPTITVRAVFDVGQRDEPRGKAGLTSLMTSLMTEATTERSAAEFTEALKRLGASVSVSSGQYETTVTLNVLEKHLDIAVPLMMERMLKPAFTEADFDRIKQQTIEGLQQARKTPQGLATRAVGAVMRGAEHPLSYPGNGLPSTVETITLEDVTQHYKAHFPRHLSGVTVSTSLPTSRILESLSELAKLEVSEPTRAAIALEKPSIDGRTVYLVNKEGAAQSSLRVGQHGLPYDALGDYYLAYLGNFPLGGNFNSRINLNLREDKGYTYGARSYLIGEPQDGMYMLSSEVKKDATADALNEVLTEFENFDSKGMTETEFNYLRSAIGQQEARKYETPSNKLSLLNNILRYDLPLDYRTQQNALLKETDRDALNKVITGLLDPQNMAIVVVGDAANIRESLEGLEIPIVELDEDGHPKAEDPAPAATAASATP